The Vibrio penaeicida sequence CGCCGGCAGTCTAATGAGCACCGACGTCATCACTATCCGAAGCGACGTGGATGTTGATGTGGTTTTGCGTTATCTGCGCATTAAAGGGGAGCTCCCAGAGGCGACAGATGCACTCTATGTGATTGACGAAACCAGTAAGTTAACAGGGTATTTACACCTAACAACCTTACTGACTTCTCAGCCAGATGTTCAAATCAGTGAAATCATGGAGGACGCGGACGAAGCGATTTCCGTCAATGCCAGTGATAGCGATGTCGCGAGTCTGTTTGAGCGGAGAAATTGGGTTTCCGCCCCAGTGGTTGATGAAGACAATCATTTGGTCGGTCGAATTACCATTGATGACGTTGTTGACGTCATCCGTGAAGACGCCGAGCACTCTATGATGAGCTTAGCGGGTTTGGACGATGAGGAAGATACCTTCGCACCGGTCGTTAAATCGGCTCGTAAGCGGAGTATTTGGCTCGGGGCTAACGTGTTAGCCGCGTTAACTGCAGCTTCTGTTTCTAACCTTTTTGAAGCCACTCTACAGGAAATGGCAGCAATCGCCGTATTGATGACTATTGTTCCTTCTATGGGGGGAGTCGCAGGGAATCAAACGGTTGCACTGGTGATCCGTGGTTTGGCGCTAGGGCACATTGGTGATACCAACAAACGCGAGTTATTGCTCAAAGAGGCGGCGATTGGCTTTCTGAATGGCTTGCTTTGGGCTTTGATTATTGGTGGTATTGTTGTTGTTTGGAAAGATGATTGGCTGCTTGGTGGGGTGATTTCTGCTGCCATGATGACAAACCTATTGGTTGCGGGAATAGCAGGCGTGAGCATTCCAATCTTTTTGAAAAAGAGAAATATTGATCCGGCTTTAGCTGGTGGAATGGCGTTAACGACCGTAACGGATGTTGTAGGGCTTATGGTCTTCTTAGGGCTTGCTACCTTGTTTATCGTCTAACCATTTAAGTTATTTATTTTCAAACTACCTACTGATGGAGTTTGTTTGAAAATAGCCTTCCAAATTCATCGCGTTTACTGTTTCAGTAAGCGCGATTTTTTCTTTTATGGGAGCGCTTTTTGCAGCCCCTAAAACGCTTTTATCAATGAATGTCAGAAAAGTTTCAGGTGTTTTTCACAAAGCGGGTTAAGAAACTTGTGACAAACTCAGTACCTCTTTGTGAGAAATTTGTGAACTTCTCTTGTTAGGTTTTAGCAAACCAATAACAAGGAGAAGTTTATGAAACTCACTAAATTAAAGTCAGAGCATAGCCTCAACAGTTCACAGCATTACAGCACTCTTCAACAGACGCGACGCTTTCAATTTCGACGAGGCGCCATTTCTGAATTGCCGTTGAGTGATCAGATTTTATTTGAGCAGTTTGGACAAGGTCCTTACGCCGTTCCTGAATACTCTTGCCTTCACACTGCTATTGAAGCTCAAGCGATCTTCATGCCAAATCAAATAGCGGCAATTCATGAAGAAGAAAAAATTACATATGGAGAGCTGAATCTAAAAGCAAACCAACTTGCCTCTTTCCTACAAAAGCGAGGTATTAAGCAAGGTGATGCCGTAGGTATTTTTCTCACGCGATCAATTCCAATGCTAATTGGCATTCTGGCAACCTTAAAACTGGGTGCCTGCTATGTCCCTCAGCACGCTGGCGTGGCACCCCAAAAAGTACTGAAACATGTCTGTGAAACAGCGGACCTAAAAACGGTACTGAGCCTTTCGCACCTAGAACAGCATTTGCCAGAACTCAGCCATCAAAACCTGTATTTCTTAGATGAGCTACTCCCTGAGCTATACGACAGCGAAGGTTTGGAATTACCCGATGTAGAGCCAGAATCACGATGCTTTATTTTGTTTACTTCAGGCACAACAGGAACTCCAAATGGTGTGCAAGTGACGCATCAGAATGTTGCGAACATCGTGATGACATCGCCCGGAAATCTGGGTATAGAGCCCGGAATGAAGGTTGGACAAATTCTGAGTATCGCCTTTGATATGTGCGCTTGGGAGATTTTTGTCACTCTTTGCCACGGTGCCACATTGTTAATTCGCAATCGCGATATTGAAGCCACGGTAAGCCAAGCGGATGCGGTGATTGCGACCCCATCTATTCTCGCAAGTTTAGATGCTAAGCATTGCCAATCTATTCAAGTTGCGGCTGTCGCAGGTGAACCTTGCCCCCAACCCTTAGCAGATCAATGGGGAGCCTTTTGTCGCTTTTACAATGCTTGTGGTCCAACCGAAACCACCATTATCAACACTGCACAGCATTATTCGGATCAATGTGAAGAACTCACGATAGGCAAACCGACGCCCAATAATACCGTGTACGTACTGGACGAGGATCTTAAACCCTGCGCGATTGGCGATGTTGGTGAAATGTGGGCAGGCGGCTTATGTGTTACAGCTGGGTACATCGGCAATGAGGTACTGAATGCCGACCGATATCGACCTGACCCATTTCTAGGTGGTAAGCACAAAATGTTTCGAACACGCGACCTTGGAAAATGGACAAAAAGCGGCGAGCTCCTCCACCTAGGCCGTACTGACGATCAAGTGAAAATTCTTGGTTTCCGTGTTGAATTGGATTCGGTTTCTCGGGTGTTGGAGAAGACAGAAAACTGCCACCAAGCTGTGACAATGAAGGTGGATTGCAAAACACTCATCGCATTTGTTACCCCTGCTCAAGTCTGTGAATCTGAGGCACAAAATCAAGTGAAAAAGCATCTGCCTTACTACTGCGTACCCAGTACCGTAATTGCGCTCGATAGCTTACCTAAAACCTCACGAGGAAAAATTGATAAACGTGCTCTGATGGCACATTACGAGAAAAGCCAGCTAGCTATTACGGAGGAAACACCATGAGTTCAATAGATCAAAGCGCCGTTGTTTTACCTGAGCAACGTTCGTTACTTCGTCGAATTTGGTCGTATCCAGCGATGGAACATTATTATCGATTGGTGATTCTCGTGTTCATGGCCAATATTGCTACGTTGGCATATGGTGTAACGGTTGGAGAGTGGTTTAAAACCGACGGGATTGCGCTCCAAACGCTTTCAAATATGGTTGTTTTGAATCTGACGGTTGCCGTGTTGGTTCGCCAGCAATACGTGATTAACTTACTTTTCTGGTTGGCAACAAGAGCACCCACATCTCTGCCATTGTCGATTCGTTGGCATTTAGGAAAAATCTACCACCACGGAGGGTTACACAGTGGAAGCGCCATGGCAGCAACGTCTTGGTTTGCTATTTTTACAGGTGCGTTAGCTTTCAGTTATCAGCATCAGCTGGCTTCCATTTCACCCCTAACCCTCGGAATTACCTATGCGATATTAGCATTGCTGATGCTGATCGTTTTCATGGCATTACCGAACATTCGCAAGAAGTATCACAATGCGTTTGAAAGAACTCATCGCTTTGGTGGTTGGAGTGTTTTGATTCTGTTTTGGGGGCAAACGTTCACATTGGCCGCCGATTTAAACCCGAGCCAGAATATCAGCAGCATCTTGTTGGATTCCTATTCTTTTTGGGCATTGGTTGCGGTGAGCATTAGCATCCTTCTTCCATGGCTTCGCCTTCGCCGTGTTCCTGTGAAAATTGAAACGCCCTCTAATCACGTAGCGCTACTGAAATTTGATTATGGTGTTACACCGTTTGCAGGCTCATCAATGGCTATAAGTCGTAACCCATTACTGGAGTGGCACCACTTTGCCAATGTACCAAGCCCCGGAGAGTCGGGATATCGATTAACTGTATCGCGTGCAGGAGACTGGACTGGAAAGCTCATCGAAGACAGACCTAGCCACGTATGGGTTAAGGGTATTCCAACTGCTGGCGTAGCGAATATCGAAGTGCTGTTTAAACGCGTTGTGTACATTGCAACCGGAAGTGGAATCGGCCCATGTTTGCCTCATCTACTCGCGAAAGAAGTACCGATGC is a genomic window containing:
- the mgtE gene encoding magnesium transporter, coding for MAEQLEIDQTHQTLQEVSDALDSGRFVHVRRMLQDMEPEDIAHLLQASPRKSRDVLWQLTDPEDYGEILDELSEDVKDSLVSKMAPERLAEATEGLETDDVAYVLRSLPDDLSREVLSQMDTADRHRIETALAYDEDTAGSLMSTDVITIRSDVDVDVVLRYLRIKGELPEATDALYVIDETSKLTGYLHLTTLLTSQPDVQISEIMEDADEAISVNASDSDVASLFERRNWVSAPVVDEDNHLVGRITIDDVVDVIREDAEHSMMSLAGLDDEEDTFAPVVKSARKRSIWLGANVLAALTAASVSNLFEATLQEMAAIAVLMTIVPSMGGVAGNQTVALVIRGLALGHIGDTNKRELLLKEAAIGFLNGLLWALIIGGIVVVWKDDWLLGGVISAAMMTNLLVAGIAGVSIPIFLKKRNIDPALAGGMALTTVTDVVGLMVFLGLATLFIV
- a CDS encoding AMP-binding protein; the encoded protein is MKLTKLKSEHSLNSSQHYSTLQQTRRFQFRRGAISELPLSDQILFEQFGQGPYAVPEYSCLHTAIEAQAIFMPNQIAAIHEEEKITYGELNLKANQLASFLQKRGIKQGDAVGIFLTRSIPMLIGILATLKLGACYVPQHAGVAPQKVLKHVCETADLKTVLSLSHLEQHLPELSHQNLYFLDELLPELYDSEGLELPDVEPESRCFILFTSGTTGTPNGVQVTHQNVANIVMTSPGNLGIEPGMKVGQILSIAFDMCAWEIFVTLCHGATLLIRNRDIEATVSQADAVIATPSILASLDAKHCQSIQVAAVAGEPCPQPLADQWGAFCRFYNACGPTETTIINTAQHYSDQCEELTIGKPTPNNTVYVLDEDLKPCAIGDVGEMWAGGLCVTAGYIGNEVLNADRYRPDPFLGGKHKMFRTRDLGKWTKSGELLHLGRTDDQVKILGFRVELDSVSRVLEKTENCHQAVTMKVDCKTLIAFVTPAQVCESEAQNQVKKHLPYYCVPSTVIALDSLPKTSRGKIDKRALMAHYEKSQLAITEETP
- a CDS encoding ferredoxin reductase domain-containing protein; translated protein: MSSIDQSAVVLPEQRSLLRRIWSYPAMEHYYRLVILVFMANIATLAYGVTVGEWFKTDGIALQTLSNMVVLNLTVAVLVRQQYVINLLFWLATRAPTSLPLSIRWHLGKIYHHGGLHSGSAMAATSWFAIFTGALAFSYQHQLASISPLTLGITYAILALLMLIVFMALPNIRKKYHNAFERTHRFGGWSVLILFWGQTFTLAADLNPSQNISSILLDSYSFWALVAVSISILLPWLRLRRVPVKIETPSNHVALLKFDYGVTPFAGSSMAISRNPLLEWHHFANVPSPGESGYRLTVSRAGDWTGKLIEDRPSHVWVKGIPTAGVANIEVLFKRVVYIATGSGIGPCLPHLLAKEVPMHLVWSTRTPRETYGDELVDEILSVQPDADIWDTTEKGKPDMVKLAYAAYKKFDAEAVICIANQKLTQQVVFGLESRGIPAYGAIWDS